In one window of Methanosarcina vacuolata Z-761 DNA:
- a CDS encoding pyridoxamine 5'-phosphate oxidase family protein yields MVKLNEEMKTAFSKVKIFPVATASNEGIPNVIPIGFCQLVDDETIWISDNFMAKSLANLKENPNVAVYVWGPDTGGCFQIKGKAEIIISGEKFEKMKAIVHAAKPGLPAKNLIEVRISDVFQCAPGPDAGKKLL; encoded by the coding sequence ATGGTAAAATTAAATGAAGAGATGAAAACTGCTTTTTCGAAGGTAAAGATCTTTCCCGTAGCTACGGCCTCAAATGAAGGAATTCCGAATGTGATACCCATAGGGTTCTGCCAGCTTGTAGATGATGAAACAATCTGGATATCAGATAACTTCATGGCCAAATCCCTGGCAAACCTTAAGGAAAATCCAAACGTGGCAGTCTATGTATGGGGACCAGACACCGGCGGTTGCTTCCAGATAAAAGGTAAGGCTGAAATTATCATTTCCGGAGAAAAATTTGAAAAAATGAAAGCAATCGTGCATGCAGCAAAGCCCGGGCTTCCTGCAAAGAACCTTATAGAAGTAAGGATTAGCGACGTATTTCAGTGCGCTCCCGGCCCTGACGCAGGAAAGAAATTACTCTAA
- a CDS encoding SAM-dependent methyltransferase, with amino-acid sequence MYHNIKPWGRYLKEYVRMFNLTPDDLKRKILGCGDGPASFNAELTERGGNIISVDPVYFFSADQIRQRIHETYNDIIDQTQKNQDKFIWQEIGSVEELGRIRMSAMEKFLKDFSGGVVQNRYVSGELPFLPFSDKEFDLALCSHLLFLYTKNLSLEFHLKSVEELCRVSNEVRIFPLLDVNADRSPYVEPIINFLRARNRDVEEIKVAYEFQKGGNTMLRIC; translated from the coding sequence ATGTATCATAATATTAAGCCATGGGGAAGGTATCTCAAAGAATACGTCAGAATGTTTAACTTAACACCTGACGATCTCAAGCGAAAGATCCTGGGTTGTGGAGACGGACCTGCGAGCTTCAACGCAGAACTTACAGAACGAGGCGGAAATATCATATCAGTTGACCCTGTCTACTTTTTCAGTGCTGATCAGATTAGACAGAGAATTCATGAAACCTATAATGACATTATTGATCAGACCCAGAAAAACCAGGATAAATTTATCTGGCAAGAAATTGGCTCAGTTGAAGAACTTGGAAGAATAAGAATGTCAGCTATGGAGAAATTTCTGAAAGATTTTTCAGGAGGCGTGGTGCAAAATAGGTATGTATCTGGTGAACTTCCCTTTCTGCCTTTTAGTGATAAAGAGTTTGATCTGGCACTGTGCTCGCATTTGTTATTTCTCTATACAAAAAACCTATCACTGGAATTTCATTTGAAATCGGTAGAGGAATTGTGCAGGGTTTCAAATGAGGTCAGAATATTTCCGCTACTGGACGTAAACGCCGACCGATCACCATATGTCGAGCCTATAATTAATTTTTTAAGGGCAAGAAATCGAGATGTAGAGGAAATAAAGGTAGCATATGAATTTCAAAAGGGTGGAAATACAATGTTAAGAATTTGTTGA
- a CDS encoding fasciclin domain-containing protein, protein MGGKNIRKSGTLVVLLLAIVFISGCAENAQENKTESEEMVTPVEGATPGVTEQVTESAEGDTGEGLLSGQEETSLDEGKEVIIPGEENSSQEVLDEENSGQGNETSSENQVLDNNQTIVHTAEEAGYTTFASLARDAGLEYTLNEGGPYTVFAPTDIAFESLPEGMLDDLRNDRNKLNRVLTYHVINGEYRVADLKNIDSLSSLETEKLAVNTTTNGMIMVGDATVIEPDIVAANGVIHGIDKVVIPLEV, encoded by the coding sequence TTGGGGGGAAAAAATATTAGAAAATCTGGAACTCTTGTAGTTTTACTTTTAGCAATAGTATTTATTTCCGGCTGTGCGGAAAATGCTCAGGAAAATAAGACAGAGAGTGAAGAAATGGTAACTCCGGTAGAAGGTGCTACCCCTGGTGTAACAGAACAAGTTACAGAATCGGCAGAGGGGGACACTGGAGAAGGGTTACTGTCTGGTCAGGAAGAAACTTCCCTGGATGAAGGGAAAGAAGTCATAATCCCGGGTGAAGAGAACTCGAGCCAGGAAGTGTTGGATGAAGAAAACTCAGGCCAGGGCAATGAAACTTCTTCTGAAAACCAGGTCCTGGATAACAATCAGACAATTGTTCATACTGCAGAAGAGGCAGGATATACTACCTTTGCTTCACTTGCGAGGGATGCAGGACTTGAATATACTCTTAATGAAGGAGGGCCTTATACTGTTTTTGCTCCTACTGACATAGCTTTTGAGAGCCTTCCAGAAGGCATGCTTGACGACCTTCGTAATGATAGAAATAAGCTGAACCGTGTGCTAACCTATCATGTGATCAATGGAGAATACAGGGTTGCAGATCTTAAAAATATTGATTCTTTGTCTTCCCTGGAGACCGAAAAGCTGGCTGTGAATACTACAACTAACGGAATGATAATGGTAGGAGATGCAACTGTAATAGAGCCTGACATCGTTGCAGCTAATGGAGTAATACATGGGATTGACAAAGTAGTGATTCCATTAGAAGTCTGA
- a CDS encoding pyridoxamine 5'-phosphate oxidase family protein → MAEKLKDKIYEYLSNHYYLNLATVSPQGRPMAHTMAYVSEDAVVYVATNKNTRKVQNIMQNPYVAYTVDEDDPDWFEMKALQIEGKASIVTNENELREVGEIMAAKFPVAADTPPDPESIMIKIKPEVIYYLDYSVKFGYREQVNL, encoded by the coding sequence ATGGCAGAAAAGCTTAAAGATAAGATTTACGAGTACCTTTCAAATCATTACTACCTGAACCTTGCAACCGTAAGCCCGCAGGGCAGGCCAATGGCACATACAATGGCATATGTATCCGAAGATGCTGTTGTATACGTGGCAACCAATAAGAATACCCGGAAAGTCCAGAATATTATGCAAAATCCTTATGTAGCATATACTGTCGACGAGGATGATCCAGACTGGTTTGAGATGAAAGCCCTTCAGATTGAAGGAAAGGCATCAATAGTTACCAATGAAAACGAATTACGAGAAGTAGGGGAAATAATGGCAGCCAAATTTCCGGTTGCTGCAGACACGCCACCTGACCCGGAGAGTATCATGATAAAAATCAAGCCAGAAGTTATCTATTATCTTGATTACAGCGTTAAGTTCGGGTATAGGGAGCAGGTGAACCTATAA
- a CDS encoding GAF domain-containing protein — MFKVVSNSAKNGNGRQKACKYLNELALCNALEMAKELISVINKVPVTVFLWRPEKYWPAEFVSENIKKFGYTVEEFTSGKVMYGNIVHPDDLERVERELLRRIDEDYVDFSQEYRILTKSGEVRWVEERTFIEADDNGIVKYLKGIVLDITERKRKEKLLYIQRDLGIALSTSSSMNETLEKLLDSCLQIDEINAGGIYLIDEETGDMTLAIHRGFSPNFVEYASHYSANSPNTKLVMIGQPVYKQHIDLLLTARDDALRHENLRATAVIPVKSRKKVIAAFCLASSLEFEIPDSVRTVIETIATQFGVFISRIRLEEKLKECRKKRKS; from the coding sequence ATGTTCAAAGTGGTTTCAAACTCGGCTAAAAATGGGAATGGTAGGCAGAAAGCCTGTAAATACCTGAATGAATTAGCTTTATGTAATGCTCTTGAGATGGCAAAGGAGCTGATCTCGGTAATAAATAAAGTTCCTGTTACGGTTTTCCTCTGGAGGCCGGAGAAGTACTGGCCTGCCGAGTTTGTCTCAGAAAACATTAAGAAATTCGGGTATACCGTAGAAGAGTTTACATCAGGAAAAGTCATGTATGGCAATATTGTGCATCCTGACGACCTGGAGAGAGTGGAAAGAGAACTCTTAAGAAGGATAGACGAAGATTACGTGGATTTCTCTCAGGAATACCGCATCCTGACAAAATCAGGCGAAGTGCGCTGGGTTGAAGAAAGGACTTTCATTGAAGCCGATGACAATGGAATTGTAAAGTACCTTAAGGGGATAGTCCTGGATATCACTGAGCGGAAGAGGAAAGAAAAACTGCTCTATATCCAGAGAGACCTTGGAATCGCGCTCAGCACTTCCAGTTCCATGAACGAGACTCTTGAGAAACTACTGGATTCCTGCCTCCAGATAGATGAGATCAATGCTGGAGGAATTTATCTTATCGATGAAGAAACAGGAGATATGACGCTCGCCATTCACCGTGGTTTTTCCCCTAATTTTGTCGAGTATGCCTCCCACTACAGCGCCAATTCCCCAAATACTAAACTTGTTATGATAGGGCAGCCGGTTTATAAACAGCATATAGATCTGCTTCTCACGGCAAGAGATGATGCACTCAGACATGAAAATCTCAGGGCTACCGCAGTTATCCCCGTAAAATCAAGAAAAAAGGTTATTGCAGCTTTTTGTCTTGCTTCGAGCCTTGAATTCGAGATTCCGGATAGCGTGCGCACTGTCATTGAAACCATTGCGACGCAATTCGGAGTCTTTATATCTCGTATCCGCCTGGAAGAAAAGTTAAAAGAATGCAGAAAGAAGAGAAAGTCTTAA
- a CDS encoding GAF domain-containing protein, with the protein MSKVVSNSAKNGNGRQKACKYLNEVALCNALEMAKELVSVINKVPVTVFLWRPEKYWPAEFVSENIKKFEYTAEEFTSGKLLYGNIIHPDDLGMVERELSRRIEEGYVDYSQEYRILTKSGEIRWVDERTFIEADKNGTVKYLMGIVMDVTERKRKEKLLYIQRDLGIALSISSSMNETLEKLLDSCLQIDEINAGGIYLIDEETGDMTLAIHRGFSPNFVEYASHYSANSPNTKLVMIGQPVYKQHIDLLLTSRDDVLRHENLRATAIIPVKSGKKVIAAFYLASSLELEFPDSVRTALETIATQFGVFISRIRLEEKLKECRKKTKS; encoded by the coding sequence ATGTCCAAAGTGGTTTCGAATTCGGCTAAGAATGGGAATGGCAGGCAGAAAGCCTGTAAATACCTGAATGAAGTAGCTTTATGTAACGCTCTTGAGATGGCAAAGGAGCTGGTCTCGGTAATAAATAAAGTTCCTGTTACGGTTTTTCTCTGGAGGCCGGAGAAGTACTGGCCTGCTGAATTTGTCTCAGAAAACATAAAGAAATTCGAGTATACTGCCGAAGAATTTACATCCGGAAAACTTCTTTATGGCAATATCATACACCCTGATGACCTGGGAATGGTTGAAAGAGAACTCTCACGGAGAATAGAAGAAGGTTACGTGGACTATTCTCAGGAGTATCGTATCCTGACGAAATCAGGTGAGATACGTTGGGTTGATGAAAGGACTTTCATTGAAGCGGATAAAAATGGAACTGTAAAGTACCTTATGGGAATAGTTATGGATGTTACTGAGCGGAAAAGAAAAGAAAAATTGCTCTACATCCAGAGGGATCTGGGCATTGCACTAAGCATTTCCAGTTCCATGAACGAGACTCTTGAGAAACTGCTGGATTCCTGCCTCCAGATAGATGAGATCAATGCTGGAGGAATTTATCTTATCGATGAAGAAACAGGAGATATGACGCTTGCCATTCACCGTGGTTTTTCTCCTAATTTTGTCGAGTATGCCTCTCATTACAGTGCCAATTCTCCTAATACGAAACTTGTTATGATAGGGCAGCCTGTATACAAACAACACATAGACCTTCTTCTCACTTCGAGAGATGACGTACTCAGACATGAAAATCTCAGGGCTACCGCAATTATCCCCGTAAAATCAGGAAAAAAAGTTATTGCAGCTTTTTATCTTGCTTCGAGCCTTGAACTTGAGTTTCCAGATAGCGTCCGCACTGCCCTCGAAACTATTGCGACGCAATTCGGAGTTTTTATATCTCGTATCCGCCTGGAAGAAAAACTAAAAGAATGCAGAAAGAAGACAAAGTCTTAA
- the glgP gene encoding alpha-glucan family phosphorylase: MDDLQGVLRGQKISYFSMEIGLSSEIPTYAGGLGVLAGDTIRSAADLNIPLVAVTLVSNKGYFRQILDSSGNQIEHTEEWNPAHFMTHLTAEVSVKIQNREVKIRAWLYNCKSLTGGCVPIIFLDTDVEGNDPEDRKITDFLYGGDQRYRLKQEIVLGIGGVRMLDELGFKIRKYHMNEGHSSLLGLELLRCNGIDPMKVKELCIFTTHTPVEAGHDKFDYGLVEDLIRDKNCVDVLRRFGGAERFNTSLFALNLSNYINGVTKRHSLISSELFPGYKIQAITNGVHSYTWTSPYFRKLYDRYLPGWANEPELLVRIDGIPDTEIWEAHWNAKKALIDEVNKRTGVGMDYESLTIGFARRMTAYKRATLVLSDLEMLKKINRRGKIQLIFAGKSHPNDGAGKQLIRDIFKNIEILRKEIKIVFLENYDMDLAAKMVSGVDLWLNTPTRPYEASGTSGMKAAHNGVVNFSVLDGWWIEGWIEGVTGWAIGPQPEEKLSEEEAKAAELSDLYNKLYYIIVPMYYDRKDEWVKLINNSIGMIAYYFNSHRMMRRYVTHAYL, encoded by the coding sequence ATGGATGACCTTCAGGGAGTATTGAGAGGACAGAAGATTTCTTACTTTTCTATGGAAATAGGGCTCAGCAGTGAAATCCCTACTTATGCTGGAGGGTTGGGCGTACTTGCAGGGGATACTATTCGCTCGGCAGCGGACCTGAATATTCCGCTGGTAGCAGTAACACTGGTAAGCAATAAAGGCTATTTCAGACAAATTCTTGACTCTTCCGGAAACCAGATCGAGCACACCGAAGAATGGAATCCTGCTCATTTTATGACACATCTCACAGCAGAGGTAAGCGTAAAAATCCAAAACAGAGAAGTTAAAATCAGGGCCTGGCTGTATAATTGTAAAAGCCTTACAGGAGGCTGTGTACCTATTATCTTCCTTGATACTGATGTCGAGGGGAATGACCCGGAAGACCGCAAAATTACGGATTTTCTCTATGGGGGAGACCAGCGTTACAGGCTCAAGCAGGAAATAGTACTTGGGATCGGGGGGGTAAGAATGCTTGATGAACTGGGCTTCAAAATCCGGAAGTACCACATGAACGAAGGCCATTCAAGCCTGCTTGGCCTGGAACTCCTTAGGTGTAATGGCATTGACCCTATGAAAGTAAAGGAGCTCTGTATTTTTACAACACATACCCCTGTGGAAGCAGGACATGATAAATTTGATTACGGGCTTGTAGAAGACCTGATCCGGGACAAAAACTGTGTGGATGTCCTCAGGAGATTCGGAGGAGCCGAACGCTTTAACACAAGCCTTTTTGCCCTAAACCTATCGAACTATATCAATGGAGTCACAAAAAGACATAGCCTGATCTCGAGCGAACTCTTTCCGGGCTACAAAATTCAGGCGATCACAAACGGTGTCCATTCATATACCTGGACTTCTCCTTATTTCAGGAAATTGTATGACCGATACCTGCCTGGCTGGGCAAATGAACCTGAACTTCTGGTACGGATAGACGGAATTCCGGACACTGAGATCTGGGAAGCTCACTGGAACGCAAAAAAAGCCCTTATCGATGAAGTAAACAAAAGGACAGGTGTGGGTATGGACTATGAGAGCCTGACAATCGGCTTTGCACGGCGCATGACTGCATACAAGCGGGCAACCCTGGTTCTATCCGACCTTGAAATGCTCAAAAAAATAAACAGGCGGGGTAAAATTCAACTTATTTTTGCAGGCAAATCCCACCCGAACGACGGAGCCGGAAAACAGCTTATCAGAGATATTTTTAAAAACATTGAAATTTTAAGGAAAGAAATCAAGATTGTTTTTCTGGAAAACTATGATATGGATCTTGCTGCGAAAATGGTCTCCGGGGTTGATCTATGGCTGAACACACCAACCCGCCCTTATGAAGCCTCCGGCACGAGCGGTATGAAAGCTGCCCATAACGGAGTTGTAAACTTCAGCGTGCTCGATGGATGGTGGATTGAAGGCTGGATTGAAGGTGTAACAGGATGGGCAATTGGCCCTCAGCCCGAAGAAAAACTTTCCGAAGAAGAAGCAAAAGCAGCAGAACTCAGCGACCTTTACAATAAGCTGTATTATATTATAGTCCCCATGTACTACGACCGCAAAGATGAATGGGTTAAGCTAATCAACAATTCCATAGGCATGATAGCTTATTATTTTAATAGCCACAGAATGATGAGGCGTTATGTCACACATGCTTATCTGTAA
- a CDS encoding tripartite tricarboxylate transporter permease, with translation MEDISLILLFLSVLGGYLLGIISGLLPGVHNNNFALALIALAPFLAEKGLSPFYIAVIILSNAVSQTFHDVIPSVFLGAPDGDTALMVLPGHRLLLDGAGAEAVRLSALGSAGSVVASLIFVLPFSLFFKAIYPYVEAHMALILILIVFLMLASEKGESVEDSKEKSPFAKYKYKIFALVLFLITGVLGLFAFDRESLMVPVVNLGEPSILLPLLSGLFGASQLIISLLTSSNIPEESVSALKLSRKRILRGILTGSAAGSLVAWLPGLSSAIAALLTGLVAKVDFDRIPLKKKISESDLGRLKTSLYSDPYASNPSTLESSKEFIVSNSGVNTSNAIFGLVAFVVIGRTRSGAMVAIETILETNTLNLPVLLLFFAAMVLTALFSYFSTIWIGNNAHLFLKKVNYSKLCAGVLIGLGVMVYLFTGLFGFFIFLISTPIGMLSSFMNVRKSHAMGVILLPVILYFL, from the coding sequence GTGGAAGATATCTCATTAATTTTACTTTTTTTATCAGTTTTAGGAGGTTACCTGCTTGGCATAATCTCAGGGCTCCTGCCTGGAGTGCATAACAATAATTTTGCGCTTGCCCTTATAGCCCTTGCCCCTTTCCTGGCTGAAAAAGGGCTTTCACCTTTTTACATTGCTGTAATTATTCTCTCAAATGCTGTCTCCCAGACTTTTCATGACGTAATCCCTTCAGTGTTTCTAGGGGCACCGGATGGGGATACTGCGTTAATGGTCCTACCAGGGCACAGGCTTCTGCTTGACGGAGCAGGAGCCGAAGCAGTCCGGCTTTCAGCACTGGGAAGCGCGGGCTCGGTAGTTGCTTCCCTAATTTTCGTACTTCCGTTTTCGCTTTTCTTTAAGGCCATTTATCCTTATGTTGAAGCGCATATGGCATTGATTCTTATTTTAATCGTATTTCTAATGCTTGCAAGTGAAAAAGGTGAAAGTGTTGAAGATTCAAAGGAGAAAAGCCCATTTGCAAAATATAAATACAAAATTTTTGCTCTGGTTTTGTTTCTGATCACAGGCGTACTTGGACTCTTTGCTTTTGATAGGGAATCTCTTATGGTTCCAGTTGTTAATTTGGGAGAGCCGTCGATACTCCTACCTCTGCTTAGTGGGCTTTTTGGGGCCTCCCAACTAATAATAAGCCTTCTCACAAGCTCAAATATTCCTGAGGAGTCCGTATCGGCACTCAAGCTTTCTCGAAAAAGAATTCTCAGGGGAATCCTTACAGGCAGCGCAGCAGGCTCACTTGTTGCATGGCTACCAGGCCTCTCTTCAGCGATTGCAGCACTACTTACAGGCCTTGTTGCAAAAGTTGATTTTGACAGAATTCCGCTTAAGAAAAAAATTTCAGAATCTGATTTAGGAAGGTTAAAAACCTCCCTTTATTCTGACCCTTATGCCAGTAACCCTTCAACTCTTGAGAGCTCTAAGGAATTCATAGTTTCAAACTCCGGAGTAAACACTTCGAATGCTATTTTCGGGCTGGTCGCTTTTGTAGTAATCGGAAGAACCCGAAGTGGGGCAATGGTTGCCATAGAAACTATTTTGGAGACAAATACGCTTAATTTACCTGTACTGCTGCTCTTTTTTGCCGCTATGGTATTAACTGCGCTTTTTTCCTACTTTTCTACGATCTGGATAGGAAACAATGCCCATCTCTTTCTAAAGAAAGTTAACTACAGTAAACTCTGTGCAGGTGTCCTTATCGGACTTGGAGTAATGGTTTATCTTTTCACAGGACTTTTCGGTTTTTTTATTTTTTTGATCTCAACCCCAATAGGAATGCTCTCCTCTTTTATGAATGTCAGAAAATCCCATGCAATGGGGGTCATCTTACTGCCTGTGATCCTGTACTTCTTGTAA
- a CDS encoding DUF7544 domain-containing protein has translation MSWYAIGAVDRALSRTREALLEPFDFWKWVKLAIITFLLGGVSSYGNTSNYNIGSGDLKNNFSFIEPGQMPDLPFDMHSIAFGYIYQVPHLATVAALIISLIILVLIFSYISSIMEFVFVESLVRNEVKFWAYSRKFLGKGFRLLLVRLVFGLVFLALFGLSLLPLIPVIREVPSDFSLPASLGGFLWIVGVIIVLIMLAVAINSLLSLAIPLAIYRNKGILSAFKLVLGNFRKSWREVIVYWFVRLLLDIGITILAIFLFVLVVLVLGIAFLIFDVALYFLFSSLLSDFLLWLLLIPFIVIELILVMGTLFFLGVPLSVFLKYHLLSFLEAWYENAEIPFFDAPALEPEVKVDEPEPSF, from the coding sequence ATGAGCTGGTATGCGATAGGTGCAGTAGACAGAGCTCTCTCAAGAACAAGAGAAGCTCTTCTTGAACCTTTTGATTTCTGGAAATGGGTAAAACTCGCAATCATCACTTTTCTGTTAGGCGGGGTTTCGAGTTATGGAAATACGAGCAACTACAATATAGGTTCAGGAGACTTAAAAAATAATTTTTCGTTTATTGAGCCCGGTCAGATGCCTGATCTTCCTTTTGACATGCACAGTATTGCTTTCGGATATATTTATCAGGTGCCACACCTGGCAACTGTAGCCGCATTAATAATCTCCCTTATTATCCTGGTCTTGATTTTTTCGTACATTTCCAGTATTATGGAGTTTGTTTTTGTGGAATCCCTTGTACGAAATGAAGTAAAATTCTGGGCTTATTCAAGAAAGTTTCTGGGAAAAGGATTCCGCCTCCTGCTTGTACGTTTAGTTTTCGGGCTAGTATTTCTCGCGCTCTTCGGACTATCTCTTCTTCCTCTTATACCCGTTATTCGTGAAGTACCTTCAGACTTTTCCTTGCCTGCCAGTCTTGGAGGATTTCTCTGGATTGTCGGTGTAATTATTGTGCTAATTATGCTTGCAGTTGCAATAAATTCCCTTTTAAGCCTTGCAATTCCGCTTGCCATTTACCGGAATAAAGGAATTCTTTCGGCTTTCAAGCTTGTTCTCGGAAATTTCAGGAAAAGCTGGCGCGAAGTTATAGTTTACTGGTTTGTCAGGCTACTACTCGATATAGGAATCACAATTCTTGCAATTTTCCTTTTTGTACTGGTGGTACTGGTTTTAGGGATTGCTTTCCTTATTTTCGACGTGGCTCTGTACTTCCTCTTTTCGTCCCTGTTATCGGACTTTCTTCTCTGGCTACTCCTGATCCCCTTTATCGTTATAGAACTGATTTTGGTTATGGGAACTCTGTTTTTCCTCGGTGTACCTCTTTCCGTTTTCCTTAAATACCATCTGTTAAGTTTTCTTGAAGCCTGGTATGAAAACGCAGAAATTCCTTTCTTTGATGCTCCTGCTCTGGAACCTGAAGTTAAGGTTGATGAACCTGAGCCGAGTTTTTGA
- a CDS encoding DUF2726 domain-containing protein yields the protein MEIGNYRLKRILNEPEEVTNKILNDVTSKYEASVHTKIRVADVLEIRNSGLHDNEYKYALMAHFDFLVTDKDHIPKFAVEFDGLQHKTDASAIRRDELKNSICCKFDLPLLRITSAYFEKIGRFPTILSWITELYFLQEIFYNAKDKGQIPPDEPWMWFSVVGYDPVVRYRVFIEKAYEKGLCCDPLIGFMSGRSKDSKSYATLSILKLQNDKYIIDSVECLAINYFAIPAREIATEISAYNIYKEFKKYLERYKINISTHDEISKKQRDFIKQHKLCAYNLQLIE from the coding sequence ATGGAAATTGGAAATTATCGCCTAAAGAGAATATTAAATGAGCCAGAAGAAGTAACTAATAAAATACTAAATGATGTCACAAGTAAATATGAAGCAAGTGTACATACTAAAATTAGAGTTGCAGATGTGCTTGAAATAAGAAACAGTGGACTACATGACAATGAATATAAATATGCGTTAATGGCTCATTTTGATTTTTTAGTCACTGATAAAGATCATATACCAAAGTTTGCAGTTGAATTTGATGGATTGCAGCATAAAACCGATGCGTCAGCAATTCGTAGGGATGAGTTAAAAAACAGTATTTGTTGTAAATTTGACTTGCCTCTTCTAAGGATAACGTCAGCATATTTTGAGAAAATAGGACGATTCCCAACAATATTGAGCTGGATTACCGAACTTTATTTTTTACAGGAAATTTTCTACAATGCGAAAGACAAAGGACAAATTCCTCCCGATGAGCCTTGGATGTGGTTTAGTGTAGTTGGTTATGACCCAGTTGTCCGTTATAGAGTATTTATCGAAAAAGCCTATGAGAAAGGTTTATGCTGCGATCCATTGATAGGGTTTATGTCTGGGCGTTCTAAAGATAGTAAATCTTATGCCACTCTATCTATACTAAAACTCCAAAATGACAAATACATAATCGACTCAGTGGAATGTCTTGCAATAAACTACTTTGCAATACCAGCACGTGAAATTGCGACCGAAATTTCAGCTTACAATATATATAAAGAATTTAAAAAATATCTTGAAAGATATAAAATTAATATTTCTACACATGATGAAATATCAAAAAAGCAAAGGGACTTTATAAAGCAACATAAGCTATGCGCCTATAACCTCCAACTAATAGAATAA
- a CDS encoding F0F1 ATP synthase subunit gamma, with protein MTENTQSLRTKIDRAKDLQSVVRTMKALAASNIGQYEKSVIALSDYYHTVEMGLGLCFRKIALMPAPQEGKGQKNTRFIGAVVFGSDQGLVGQFNDIITGHAVRELKALPGKAQVWAVGERVYSRLTDEGLAPIGLFNVPNSVKAITPLIAQILVENEKLRSQDEDAELYLYYNRHKTRVTYEPVSQRLLPFDETWRDDLTKLSWPTKNLLPEVIGDITETLRALIREYLFVSLFRACAESLASENSSRLAAMQRADKNIEELLNNLSGEYYRVRQSGIDEELFEVVSGFEALSRSHGSHR; from the coding sequence ATGACCGAAAACACTCAGAGTCTGCGTACAAAGATTGATAGGGCAAAAGATCTTCAGTCTGTCGTCCGCACGATGAAAGCCCTGGCAGCTTCGAATATAGGGCAATATGAAAAATCAGTTATTGCGTTATCTGACTATTATCACACAGTAGAAATGGGTTTGGGCTTATGTTTCAGGAAAATTGCACTCATGCCAGCTCCGCAAGAAGGAAAAGGACAAAAGAATACACGCTTTATAGGGGCTGTCGTTTTCGGTTCAGATCAGGGACTTGTGGGTCAGTTTAATGATATAATTACCGGTCATGCGGTCAGGGAACTGAAAGCTTTGCCAGGTAAAGCTCAGGTCTGGGCTGTAGGAGAGCGTGTTTATTCGCGCCTGACAGACGAGGGCCTGGCGCCGATCGGGCTTTTTAATGTACCAAACTCGGTTAAGGCAATTACCCCTCTTATAGCGCAAATTCTTGTGGAAAATGAGAAACTACGCAGCCAGGATGAAGATGCCGAACTCTATCTATATTACAACCGCCACAAAACCAGAGTTACCTACGAACCGGTTAGCCAGCGGTTGCTGCCATTTGATGAAACCTGGAGAGATGACCTGACCAAACTTTCCTGGCCAACCAAAAACTTGCTGCCTGAGGTAATTGGCGATATCACAGAGACCTTACGGGCACTCATCCGCGAGTACCTTTTCGTTTCGCTTTTTAGGGCATGTGCCGAGTCCCTTGCAAGTGAAAATTCTAGTCGACTGGCAGCAATGCAACGTGCCGATAAAAACATTGAGGAGCTGCTTAATAATCTCAGTGGAGAATACTACCGTGTGCGCCAGAGCGGCATTGATGAAGAGCTGTTTGAAGTCGTGTCAGGTTTTGAAGCTCTGTCCAGGTCCCATGGATCTCATCGGTGA